A stretch of Amblyraja radiata isolate CabotCenter1 chromosome 6, sAmbRad1.1.pri, whole genome shotgun sequence DNA encodes these proteins:
- the LOC116974163 gene encoding collagenase 3-like — translation MEEARCGVPDTRGADTRWPDTHVTYRIVNYTPDLTEQEVDDTIARALKLWSDVSALTLVKLIEGDADIMISFGKCDHGDKYPFNGTGGVLAHAFFPGTSSLNGDTHFDEDETWTLTKDRYNLFLVAVHEFGHSLGLTHSNSSSSIMNAYYHYVDTDGYSLPEEDAKRIQDLYGEDVN, via the exons ATGGAGGAAGCCCGTTGTGGGGTCCCAGATACGCGGGGGGCAGACACACGCTGGCCAGATACACACGTCACCTACAG AATCGTGAATTACACGCCAGACCTGACAGAACAAGAGGTAGACGACACTATTGCCCGGGCCTTAAAACTCTGGAGCGATGTTAGTGCTCTGACCTTGGTCAAACTGATCGAAGGAGATGCTGATATCATGATATCGTTTGGGAAATGCG ATCACGGGGACAAATACCCGTTCAATGGAACAGGTGGGGTTCTGGCTCATGCATTTTTTCCTGGCACATCCTCTCTAAATGGCGACACTCATTTTGATGAAGACGAAACATGGACCTTGACCAAAGACA GATATAACCTTTTCCTTGTTGCGGTTCATGAATTTGGCCATTCACTGGGACTGACGCACTCAAATAGTTCATCTTCTATTATGAACGCATACTATCATTATGTCGATACCGATGGGTATAGCCTCCCAGAGGAGGATGCCAAACGAATCCAGGACTTGTATG GAGAAGACGTAAACTAA